One segment of Cystobacter fuscus DSM 2262 DNA contains the following:
- the secE gene encoding preprotein translocase subunit SecE: MAAASEASQQANRSGMDPKRLVVIFFLIAGLIFAFFLEHVCGLIWARLGWSDPVIIDGLDWTVSTLLGFVIAAGLVVGAYVHPKTHTLSLEVASELMKVTWPSWEETKASTMAVIVASIVAAILLFGIDTLAYNLMVEWIPAIWGKL; the protein is encoded by the coding sequence ATGGCAGCGGCATCAGAGGCCAGCCAGCAGGCCAACCGTTCGGGAATGGATCCGAAGCGGCTCGTGGTCATCTTCTTCCTCATCGCGGGTCTCATCTTCGCGTTCTTCCTGGAGCACGTCTGCGGCCTCATCTGGGCGCGCCTGGGGTGGAGCGATCCCGTCATCATCGACGGTCTCGACTGGACGGTCTCGACGCTCCTGGGCTTCGTGATCGCCGCGGGGCTCGTGGTGGGGGCCTACGTGCACCCCAAGACGCACACGCTCTCGCTGGAGGTCGCCTCGGAGTTGATGAAGGTGACCTGGCCGTCCTGGGAGGAGACCAAGGCGTCGACCATGGCCGTCATCGTCGCGTCCATCGTCGCGGCGATCCTCCTCTTCGGCATCGACACCCTCGCCTACAACCTCATGGTCGAGTGGATTCCTGCCATCTGGGGGAAGTTGTAA
- the rpmG gene encoding 50S ribosomal protein L33: protein MPKGNRSIISLECTTCKERNYFTTKNKRKSQDKLELSKYCPRERKHTVHKEGKV, encoded by the coding sequence ATGCCCAAGGGTAACCGCAGCATCATTTCGCTCGAGTGCACGACCTGCAAGGAGCGGAACTACTTCACGACCAAGAACAAGCGGAAGAGCCAGGACAAGCTCGAACTGAGCAAGTACTGCCCCCGCGAGCGCAAGCATACCGTCCATAAGGAAGGTAAAGTCTAG